From Pontibacter actiniarum, a single genomic window includes:
- a CDS encoding NAD(P)/FAD-dependent oxidoreductase, whose protein sequence is MRKKELDLVLPPELAFDAQQLDTELLKRAQVQPEDVKFLHRVKRSIDARGRSVQVRVRADVYLDTPPADLISPTYTYPDVSKGKPVVIVGAGPAGLFAALRCIELGLKPVVLERGKDVRSRRRDLAAINKEHTVNPDSNYCFGEGGAGTYSDGKLYTRSKKRGDLMRILQIFVQHGATPDILFDAHPHIGTNKLPKIIEAIRETVRNAGGEVLFDKRVSDFIVEQGEMRGVVTQDGQAYTGESVILATGHSARDIFELLHKREITVEAKPFAMGVRVEHQQSLIDSIQYKCEDRGPYLPASSYALVQQTHYKNRQRGIFSFCMCPGGFIVPSATAPGEVVVNGMSPSRRDSRFSNSGIVVAIELEDMDLKKHGALAGLRMQQALEQRACQMAGGTQAAPAQLLQDFTRAKTGGQLLETSYQPGLVPVDMNELFSDEMAYRMREGFKAFGNKMRGYLTNSAQIVGVESRTSSPVRIPRDRETLEHVQVKRLFPCGEGAGYAGGIVSAAMDGERCAEMAALKAGVRAI, encoded by the coding sequence ATGAGAAAGAAAGAATTAGACCTGGTGCTTCCGCCAGAGCTGGCGTTTGATGCCCAGCAATTAGATACGGAGCTGTTGAAAAGGGCGCAGGTGCAACCGGAAGATGTGAAGTTCCTGCACCGCGTGAAGCGCTCCATCGATGCCCGCGGGCGTTCTGTGCAAGTGCGCGTGCGGGCCGATGTTTACCTCGACACCCCTCCTGCAGATCTTATCTCCCCTACCTATACGTACCCCGACGTAAGCAAGGGCAAGCCTGTGGTTATCGTGGGCGCCGGGCCGGCAGGCCTTTTCGCCGCCTTGCGATGCATTGAGCTGGGGCTGAAGCCGGTGGTGCTGGAGCGCGGCAAAGATGTTCGCAGCCGCCGCCGCGACCTCGCGGCCATCAACAAAGAGCACACGGTAAACCCAGACTCTAACTATTGCTTTGGCGAGGGCGGCGCAGGTACCTATTCCGACGGAAAGCTGTATACCCGCTCTAAAAAGCGTGGCGACCTGATGCGTATCCTGCAGATATTTGTGCAGCATGGCGCCACGCCGGATATCCTTTTCGATGCCCACCCGCATATCGGCACAAACAAACTGCCTAAAATCATAGAGGCCATTCGCGAAACGGTGCGAAACGCCGGTGGCGAGGTGCTCTTTGACAAGCGCGTGTCTGACTTTATTGTGGAGCAGGGAGAGATGCGCGGCGTGGTAACGCAGGACGGACAGGCGTATACCGGGGAGTCGGTTATACTTGCCACCGGCCACAGCGCCCGCGATATTTTTGAGCTGCTGCATAAGCGGGAGATTACCGTAGAGGCCAAGCCCTTTGCCATGGGGGTGCGCGTGGAGCATCAGCAAAGCCTGATCGACAGTATACAGTACAAATGCGAAGACCGCGGCCCTTACCTGCCCGCCTCTTCTTACGCCTTGGTGCAGCAAACACACTATAAGAACAGGCAGCGGGGGATCTTTTCCTTCTGCATGTGCCCGGGGGGCTTTATCGTGCCCTCCGCTACGGCCCCTGGCGAGGTGGTGGTAAACGGTATGTCGCCGAGCCGCCGCGATTCACGCTTCTCTAACTCGGGAATAGTGGTGGCCATTGAGCTGGAGGATATGGACCTGAAGAAGCACGGGGCGCTGGCAGGCCTGCGGATGCAGCAGGCGCTGGAGCAGCGCGCCTGCCAGATGGCTGGGGGCACACAGGCCGCACCGGCTCAGCTCCTGCAGGACTTTACCCGTGCTAAAACAGGCGGCCAGCTGCTGGAAACATCCTACCAGCCAGGCCTGGTGCCCGTGGACATGAATGAGCTTTTCTCTGACGAAATGGCCTACCGGATGCGGGAGGGCTTTAAGGCCTTCGGCAATAAAATGCGCGGCTACCTGACCAACAGTGCGCAGATCGTGGGTGTGGAAAGCCGTACCTCTTCCCCTGTCCGTATTCCGCGCGATCGCGAGACACTGGAGCATGTGCAGGTGAAACGCCTGTTCCCCTGCGGCGAAGGCGCCGGTTATGCCGGTGGTATCGTATCGGCGGCGATGGATGGAGAGCGCTGTGCCGAGATGGCTGCGCTAAAGGCTGGCGTACGCGCCATATAA
- a CDS encoding CoA-binding protein: MKKTVVLGASDNPTRYAYKAFHRLKEHGYEVVPVGIKNADLGGQKIITDKSQPIEDVDTVTLYVGPQNQPVWYDYILNLKPKRIIFNPGTENRELEQMAQDANIETLHHCTLVMLASSSY, from the coding sequence ATGAAAAAGACAGTTGTATTAGGCGCCTCCGATAACCCGACGCGCTATGCCTACAAAGCTTTTCACCGGCTGAAGGAGCATGGTTATGAAGTGGTGCCGGTAGGGATTAAAAATGCGGACCTGGGTGGGCAGAAGATCATCACCGACAAGTCTCAGCCTATTGAGGATGTGGATACCGTTACACTTTACGTAGGGCCGCAGAACCAGCCGGTTTGGTATGACTATATCTTAAACCTGAAGCCGAAGAGGATCATCTTTAACCCCGGCACCGAGAACCGGGAGCTGGAGCAAATGGCGCAGGACGCGAATATCGAAACGCTGCACCACTGCACGTTGGTTATGCTGGCCTCCAGTAGTTATTAG
- a CDS encoding SDR family NAD(P)-dependent oxidoreductase, with the protein MKDENKGKTVLITGASNGFGMEFARLFAKDGYNLILVARSTERMKKLGYQLQDEHQLQKVCVITADLTRPEAPQEIYREVRQQGIDVDVLVNNAGAGIHGFFFETDLEREKAIIQLNITTPVELTKLFLHDMKRRNSGKILNLGSVASFMPSPLMAVYGATKAFLLSFSEALSNELKDTGITVTALCPGASNTMFFRRAGAAHSRAANGILSEPAEVAKDGYEALMSGETRIVSGIMNKMQTASTNIIPDTKLASTMRHMMEEESGEDTNHIDT; encoded by the coding sequence ATGAAAGACGAAAACAAAGGAAAAACAGTACTGATAACCGGAGCCTCCAACGGCTTTGGGATGGAATTTGCCCGGTTGTTTGCCAAAGACGGCTATAACCTTATACTGGTGGCCCGCAGCACCGAAAGAATGAAAAAGCTGGGCTATCAGCTGCAGGATGAGCACCAGCTGCAAAAGGTCTGTGTTATTACGGCTGACCTGACGCGGCCGGAGGCACCGCAGGAGATTTACCGGGAGGTAAGGCAGCAGGGCATTGATGTGGATGTGCTGGTAAACAACGCCGGGGCGGGTATCCATGGCTTTTTCTTCGAAACAGACCTGGAGCGCGAAAAAGCCATCATCCAGCTTAACATCACCACTCCGGTAGAGCTAACCAAGCTCTTTCTGCACGACATGAAGCGTCGCAACTCGGGTAAGATACTGAACCTCGGCTCCGTCGCCTCCTTTATGCCCTCGCCGCTCATGGCCGTGTACGGAGCAACGAAGGCTTTTTTACTTTCCTTTTCCGAGGCGCTGTCCAATGAGTTGAAAGACACCGGCATTACCGTTACCGCCCTGTGCCCGGGAGCCAGCAACACCATGTTTTTCCGCCGTGCTGGCGCTGCGCACTCCCGCGCGGCCAACGGAATCCTTTCGGAACCGGCAGAGGTGGCAAAAGATGGGTACGAGGCCCTCATGAGCGGCGAGACACGCATTGTTTCCGGCATCATGAATAAAATGCAGACAGCAAGTACCAACATCATCCCCGACACAAAGCTCGCCTCCACTATGCGCCACATGATGGAGGAGGAGTCAGGAGAAGACACCAACCACATCGACACATAA
- a CDS encoding ABC transporter permease has product MSDTIIHINNKRSLNLRWLLKMAWRDSRRNRGRLALFISSIVLGIAALVAINSFSDNLRTDIDKQAKSLIGADLVIASNKEIEPEMQQLLDSIGVGGDRSDEVRFVSMVVFEASGGTRLVQVRALERGGFPYYGAIETEPASASKSFREDGRQALVDQTLLLQYNTKPGDSIKIGNQTFEIAGALHKIPGQSAMTATIAPAVYIPRRYLDETGLLQRGSRISYYHYYKLPESTDADKLVKKLEPRLEEAGFGYDTIESRKESTGKAYEDLARFLALVGFVALLLGCVGVASAVHVYIREKLATIGVLRCLGVSGRQAFLIYLFQVIAMGLIGSVVGAVLGSLIQLYLPQLFQSFLPVEVTVAVSWSAIGQGIAIGVIISVLFALLPLLSVRNVSPLITLRAGIEHVSSGPDKVRWGVYFLIVAFIFIFSYFQLGTWLQALSFTAGVFVSFLVLALIARLMMWLVKRFFPVSWGYVWRQSLANLYRPNNQTLLLTVSIGLGTALIATLFLMQRILLSEVAFAGSENQPNLVLFDIQNAQKEDVAQLARQQGLPVLQYVPVVTMRLEEMNGLTAADVRKDTTLEIPDWAFTREYRVTYRDSLINSETSVAGEWQGQVSDPNAPIPISVEDRYAERLKVELGDTMIFNVQGALVPTVVANLREVEWNRVQSNFLVVFPKGVLEEAPQFHVLMTRTQSDEQSASFQQTLVRQFPNVSAIDLGLILETLDDILGKISFVIRFMALFSISTGLLVLIGSINNSKYQRVQESVLLRTLGASRKQILSINAFEYLLLGALAAGTGVILAVGASWALAVFSFEVAFVPDLTPLLPVFLAITGLTMLIGMLNSRGILNRPPLEVLRREAA; this is encoded by the coding sequence GTGTCCGACACCATCATCCATATAAACAATAAACGCTCCCTGAACCTGCGCTGGCTTCTGAAGATGGCCTGGCGCGACAGCAGGCGCAACCGTGGAAGGCTGGCGCTGTTTATTTCCTCTATTGTGCTGGGCATTGCAGCGCTGGTGGCCATCAATTCCTTTTCTGATAACCTGCGCACCGATATCGACAAGCAGGCGAAGTCCCTGATCGGAGCTGACCTGGTAATTGCCTCCAACAAGGAGATAGAGCCCGAGATGCAACAGCTGCTGGATTCTATCGGCGTGGGCGGCGACCGCTCCGATGAGGTACGCTTCGTCTCGATGGTTGTGTTCGAGGCATCGGGCGGCACCAGGTTGGTACAGGTGCGCGCGCTCGAAAGGGGAGGCTTCCCCTATTACGGGGCCATCGAAACGGAACCGGCCAGCGCAAGCAAATCCTTCCGGGAGGACGGCAGGCAAGCGCTGGTAGACCAGACGTTGCTGCTGCAGTATAACACGAAACCCGGAGACTCGATCAAGATCGGCAACCAGACCTTCGAAATTGCCGGGGCGCTGCATAAAATACCGGGCCAGTCTGCCATGACGGCGACCATTGCCCCGGCTGTGTACATCCCGCGGCGCTACCTGGACGAAACGGGTCTGCTGCAGCGGGGCAGTCGCATTAGCTACTACCATTACTACAAACTCCCCGAAAGCACCGACGCCGATAAGTTGGTAAAAAAGCTGGAGCCGCGGCTGGAGGAGGCTGGCTTTGGCTACGACACCATCGAAAGCAGAAAAGAGAGCACCGGCAAGGCCTATGAAGATCTGGCGCGTTTCCTGGCGTTGGTGGGCTTTGTTGCCCTGCTGCTTGGCTGTGTGGGCGTGGCGAGCGCCGTGCATGTGTACATCCGAGAGAAGCTGGCCACCATCGGCGTGCTGCGCTGCCTGGGCGTGAGCGGCAGGCAGGCCTTCCTGATCTACCTGTTCCAGGTGATAGCCATGGGCCTGATCGGCTCTGTGGTAGGCGCTGTGCTGGGCAGCTTAATTCAGCTGTACTTGCCGCAGCTTTTCCAGTCTTTCCTGCCAGTAGAGGTCACCGTGGCCGTTTCGTGGTCGGCTATAGGGCAGGGCATAGCCATTGGCGTGATCATTTCAGTGCTTTTTGCGCTCTTGCCGCTGCTTTCTGTGCGCAATGTATCACCGCTTATCACGCTGCGGGCAGGCATTGAGCATGTTTCCTCGGGCCCCGACAAGGTGCGCTGGGGAGTATATTTCCTGATTGTTGCCTTTATTTTCATTTTCTCCTATTTCCAGCTGGGCACCTGGCTGCAGGCACTGTCGTTCACAGCCGGTGTTTTTGTGTCCTTCCTCGTGCTGGCCCTGATTGCCCGGCTGATGATGTGGCTGGTGAAGCGCTTTTTCCCGGTGAGCTGGGGCTATGTATGGCGCCAGAGCCTGGCCAACCTGTACCGGCCTAACAACCAGACGCTGCTGCTTACCGTTTCCATCGGACTCGGCACAGCCCTGATCGCCACGCTTTTCCTGATGCAGCGCATCCTGCTGAGCGAAGTGGCGTTTGCCGGAAGCGAGAACCAACCCAACCTCGTGCTGTTCGACATCCAGAACGCGCAGAAGGAGGACGTGGCGCAGCTGGCCCGGCAGCAGGGGCTACCGGTGCTGCAGTACGTACCCGTTGTAACCATGCGCCTGGAGGAAATGAACGGCCTCACTGCCGCCGATGTGCGCAAAGACACTACCCTGGAGATCCCGGACTGGGCTTTTACGCGCGAGTACCGCGTTACTTACCGCGATTCGCTCATCAACTCAGAAACCAGTGTGGCAGGGGAGTGGCAGGGGCAGGTATCGGACCCGAATGCTCCCATACCCATCTCTGTCGAAGACCGTTATGCAGAAAGGCTTAAAGTGGAACTTGGCGACACCATGATCTTCAATGTGCAGGGCGCCTTGGTGCCTACCGTGGTGGCCAACCTGCGGGAGGTAGAGTGGAACCGGGTGCAGAGCAACTTTCTGGTGGTGTTTCCGAAAGGGGTACTGGAGGAGGCGCCGCAGTTCCATGTGCTCATGACCCGCACCCAGAGCGATGAGCAGTCCGCCAGCTTCCAGCAGACACTGGTACGGCAGTTCCCGAATGTATCGGCCATCGACCTGGGGCTAATCCTCGAAACCCTCGACGATATCCTGGGCAAGATTTCCTTTGTCATCCGCTTTATGGCCCTGTTCAGCATCAGCACCGGCTTACTGGTGCTGATCGGCTCGATCAACAACAGCAAGTACCAGCGGGTGCAGGAGAGTGTGCTGCTACGGACGCTGGGGGCAAGCCGTAAGCAGATCCTAAGTATAAATGCCTTTGAATACCTGTTGTTAGGCGCGCTGGCTGCCGGCACGGGTGTTATACTTGCCGTAGGGGCCAGCTGGGCACTGGCAGTGTTTAGCTTTGAGGTCGCCTTTGTGCCGGACCTTACCCCGCTGCTGCCCGTGTTCCTGGCAATCACAGGCCTGACGATGCTTATCGGCATGCTGAACAGCCGCGGCATCCTAAACCGCCCGCCGCTGGAGGTGTTGCGCCGGGAGGCGGCTTAA
- a CDS encoding ABC transporter ATP-binding protein — MSTILEIQDLKKTYNSGDRHLTVLQGINFSLQAGDVCSIVGPSGSGKTTLLGLCAGLDRASSGSVILNGVRLDSLSEDERAQVRNQYVGFIFQNFQLIPTLTALENVMVPMELRGERHVQQQAMELLGRVGLAERHDHYPTQLSGGEQQRVSLARAFSNKPAILFADEPTGNLDEETGDKVERLLFDLNREAGTTLVLVTHDLELAGKTDRIIRIKGGTVVSDTSTTATVPLRGEEQ; from the coding sequence GTGTCAACCATACTCGAGATACAAGACCTTAAAAAGACGTATAACAGCGGCGACCGTCACCTGACCGTGCTGCAAGGTATAAATTTTTCGCTACAGGCCGGCGACGTGTGCTCCATTGTGGGGCCTTCGGGCAGCGGCAAGACCACCCTGCTGGGCCTCTGCGCAGGCCTCGACAGGGCCTCTTCCGGCTCTGTCATTCTAAACGGGGTTCGGCTGGACAGTCTGTCAGAGGACGAGCGGGCACAGGTACGAAACCAGTACGTTGGCTTTATTTTTCAGAACTTTCAACTCATCCCGACCCTCACCGCGCTGGAGAACGTGATGGTGCCGATGGAGCTGCGCGGCGAACGCCATGTGCAGCAGCAGGCCATGGAGCTGCTGGGCCGGGTAGGGTTGGCAGAGCGCCACGACCACTACCCGACGCAGCTCTCCGGAGGGGAACAGCAGCGGGTGTCGCTGGCCAGGGCTTTCTCCAACAAACCGGCTATACTTTTTGCCGATGAGCCCACCGGAAACCTGGATGAGGAAACCGGCGACAAAGTAGAGCGGCTGCTCTTTGACCTGAACCGGGAGGCGGGCACCACACTTGTGCTGGTAACCCACGACCTGGAGCTGGCCGGGAAAACCGACCGCATCATCCGCATCAAAGGGGGAACCGTGGTTTCAGACACGAGCACGACCGCTACCGTGCCGCTGCGCGGGGAAGAACAGTAA
- a CDS encoding arylesterase, with protein MKIKNLYFAYAFTALAALYGCGDVETTNQVEEPSSARAAAQEGEKPAAAAETKTVLFFGNSLTAGYGLETDQAFPALIQERIDSLDLPYKVINAGVSGETTAGGKSRIDWLLKQPVDVFVLELGANDGLRGIDPAQTYTNLKAIIEKVRAKNPDVKVVLAGMQIPPSMGQQYAEEFRGVFTRIAEEENVALIPFLLEGVAGIPKLNQADGIHPTVEGQKIVADNVWEVLAPALQQDAEA; from the coding sequence ATGAAGATAAAGAATCTATACTTTGCCTATGCTTTTACAGCGCTGGCGGCCCTCTACGGCTGTGGCGATGTGGAAACGACGAACCAGGTCGAGGAGCCGTCTTCTGCCAGGGCCGCGGCGCAGGAAGGGGAAAAGCCAGCCGCCGCCGCGGAAACCAAAACGGTACTGTTCTTTGGCAACAGCCTGACGGCCGGCTATGGGCTGGAGACGGACCAGGCCTTCCCGGCCCTGATACAGGAGCGAATCGACTCGCTGGACCTGCCCTACAAGGTAATAAACGCCGGTGTGAGCGGTGAGACCACCGCCGGAGGGAAAAGCCGCATCGACTGGCTGCTAAAGCAACCCGTGGATGTTTTTGTGCTGGAGCTGGGGGCAAATGACGGCCTGCGCGGCATCGATCCGGCACAAACCTACACCAACCTGAAAGCCATTATTGAAAAGGTGCGGGCCAAGAACCCGGATGTGAAGGTGGTGTTGGCAGGCATGCAGATTCCGCCGAGCATGGGCCAGCAGTATGCCGAGGAGTTCAGAGGTGTTTTCACCCGAATTGCCGAAGAGGAGAACGTGGCGCTGATCCCCTTCTTGCTGGAAGGCGTGGCCGGAATCCCGAAGCTTAACCAGGCTGACGGGATACACCCCACGGTGGAAGGGCAGAAAATAGTTGCCGACAATGTATGGGAGGTACTTGCGCCGGCACTGCAGCAGGATGCTGAGGCATAG
- a CDS encoding RNA polymerase sigma factor, with protein sequence MTEAELIAGCQQADAKAQKLLYERFASQMYGVCLRYLKNQMDAEEALLNGFMKIYQNIGGFEAKGSFEGWVRRIMVNEALAFLRKKEPLYMGIEDNHVQVAGPGSADQDLAEGELLELLRTLPAGYRAVFNLYAIEGYAHKEIADMLGITEGTSKSQLSKARTMLQRRLEGQSAIAV encoded by the coding sequence GTGACAGAAGCAGAACTGATAGCAGGATGCCAGCAGGCAGACGCAAAGGCGCAAAAGCTCTTGTATGAGCGTTTCGCTTCGCAGATGTACGGCGTGTGCCTGCGCTATCTTAAAAACCAGATGGATGCGGAAGAAGCGTTGCTGAACGGTTTTATGAAGATTTACCAAAACATAGGCGGTTTTGAAGCGAAAGGCAGCTTTGAGGGCTGGGTTCGCCGCATTATGGTGAACGAGGCGCTGGCTTTCCTGCGAAAGAAGGAGCCGCTGTACATGGGCATCGAAGACAACCATGTGCAGGTGGCCGGCCCCGGCAGCGCAGACCAGGATCTGGCCGAGGGAGAGCTGCTGGAGCTGCTAAGGACGCTGCCAGCCGGCTACAGGGCCGTTTTTAACCTATATGCGATAGAAGGGTATGCACACAAAGAAATTGCCGATATGCTCGGGATAACCGAGGGTACGTCAAAATCGCAGTTGAGCAAGGCGCGCACGATGCTGCAGCGCCGGCTCGAAGGACAAAGTGCTATTGCCGTTTAA
- a CDS encoding outer membrane beta-barrel protein encodes MKRILLLVMAIVMAAATGVSAKGGSTLQQRLGSPDQDTIVVKMANGAKMILHLQNIQQLQAFQNYSLDSLMRELNKYVERVDNMENSNQESKEMTVTFNKAKAEDGKEEQVTITVQEEDPQTGGVTKETHEVVINKSFKIKVDVEEDGENTRVNVDMPSKQERDSIRHVKEIEDYKSTRWGFDIDLGFNTFTDIDNTPDLKAWGSRYVSLNWRLRSQIGGRTSPFYLLSGLEFAFNNYMFEDDIIVRDVDGVTVFEEAEELSFEKSKLTHSSVNVPLMALLEFKRENGKDGFTIGAGPFVGYRLGSHSKIKLNGDKEKDRDSFNLSDMQYGAEGVIGYGGVTLFGKYNMNDLFKDNRGPETSVVSFGLRLFL; translated from the coding sequence ATGAAACGAATACTGCTACTCGTAATGGCCATTGTCATGGCCGCCGCTACCGGTGTGTCTGCCAAAGGCGGATCTACCCTGCAACAACGCCTCGGCTCCCCTGACCAGGACACCATTGTGGTGAAAATGGCAAACGGTGCAAAAATGATCCTGCATCTGCAAAACATACAGCAGCTGCAGGCTTTCCAGAACTACAGCCTTGACTCGCTGATGCGGGAGCTTAACAAGTACGTGGAGCGCGTGGACAACATGGAAAACTCGAACCAGGAGTCTAAAGAAATGACAGTTACCTTCAACAAAGCCAAGGCAGAGGACGGCAAGGAGGAACAGGTGACCATCACCGTGCAGGAAGAAGACCCGCAGACGGGCGGGGTAACCAAGGAAACACACGAGGTGGTGATCAACAAAAGCTTTAAGATTAAGGTGGATGTGGAGGAAGACGGGGAAAACACCCGCGTAAACGTGGACATGCCCAGCAAGCAGGAGCGCGACAGCATCCGCCATGTGAAGGAAATCGAGGACTACAAATCTACCCGCTGGGGTTTTGACATTGACCTGGGCTTCAACACCTTTACCGATATCGACAACACGCCGGACCTGAAAGCCTGGGGCTCGCGGTACGTAAGCCTGAACTGGCGCCTTCGGTCGCAGATCGGCGGCCGCACCAGCCCATTCTACCTCTTGTCCGGCCTGGAGTTCGCCTTTAACAACTACATGTTCGAAGACGATATTATCGTGCGTGATGTAGACGGCGTAACGGTTTTCGAGGAGGCGGAAGAGCTTAGTTTCGAAAAGTCAAAGCTCACCCACTCCTCTGTTAACGTGCCGCTGATGGCCCTGCTGGAGTTTAAGCGCGAAAACGGGAAAGACGGCTTTACCATCGGCGCAGGCCCCTTTGTTGGCTACCGCCTGGGCAGCCACTCCAAAATCAAGCTTAACGGAGACAAGGAGAAAGACCGTGACAGCTTTAACCTGAGCGACATGCAGTACGGTGCCGAAGGCGTGATCGGGTACGGCGGTGTAACGCTCTTTGGCAAGTATAACATGAACGACCTGTTTAAAGACAACCGCGGCCCCGAAACAAGTGTGGTCAGCTTTGGCCTGCGCCTGTTCCTGTAA
- a CDS encoding TrmH family RNA methyltransferase, producing the protein MLSKAVVKYIKSLQVKKYRNQHQAFVVEGAKSVLELLHSGFKLQHLFVTEAFLREHTAILGKGYAYEVVKEEELVKAGTFASNNAALAVASMRQLPPLQLSPQELAIALDDIRDPGNLGTIIRIADWYGINKVVCSETCADFYNPKVISSTMGSFTRVNVYYLGLPDWLQQHTAKYNIYGAALSGENLHRMQLKPEGIVVLGNEANGIRPEVAAQVNQLVKIPAFGGAESLNVATATAIIIDNFKRNS; encoded by the coding sequence ATGTTGTCGAAAGCAGTTGTAAAGTATATTAAATCCCTGCAAGTAAAAAAATACCGCAATCAACACCAAGCCTTTGTGGTAGAGGGTGCCAAAAGTGTACTGGAGCTGCTGCACTCCGGCTTTAAGCTGCAACACCTGTTCGTAACCGAAGCCTTCCTGCGTGAACATACCGCGATCCTGGGCAAAGGTTATGCTTATGAGGTGGTAAAGGAGGAGGAACTGGTAAAAGCCGGCACCTTCGCCAGTAATAACGCAGCCCTGGCCGTGGCAAGTATGCGGCAGCTGCCACCGCTGCAGCTAAGCCCGCAGGAGCTGGCTATCGCCCTCGACGACATCCGCGACCCCGGCAACCTCGGCACCATCATCCGCATTGCCGACTGGTACGGCATTAACAAAGTCGTCTGCTCCGAAACCTGCGCCGACTTCTACAACCCGAAAGTTATCTCCTCCACCATGGGCTCCTTTACCCGCGTAAACGTGTACTACCTGGGCCTGCCCGACTGGCTGCAACAGCACACCGCGAAGTATAACATCTATGGCGCGGCCCTCAGCGGAGAAAACCTGCACCGCATGCAGCTAAAGCCCGAAGGCATTGTGGTGCTCGGCAACGAGGCCAATGGCATTCGGCCGGAGGTGGCTGCACAGGTAAACCAACTGGTCAAGATCCCGGCCTTCGGAGGAGCCGAGTCGCTCAACGTGGCCACGGCCACGGCCATCATCATCGATAACTTTAAGCGCAACAGCTGA